In Hyphomicrobiaceae bacterium, the following are encoded in one genomic region:
- a CDS encoding GrpB family protein, whose protein sequence is MATIPPMSNETRLKLVDPEFAHVQAGHLYEQTRAWLQTVLPTADVRHIGATAIPGCLTKGDLDIVIRVSPESFAQAETVLSSRFARNQGSVRTADFAAFVDTATDPPLGIQLTAINGPFDFFHAFVDALCASPHLVREYNALKSAYEGHAMAVYRAAKDAFIDRVLADRRLPR, encoded by the coding sequence ATGGCTACCATCCCACCTATGAGCAATGAAACACGCCTCAAATTGGTTGACCCAGAGTTCGCGCACGTTCAGGCCGGGCATCTGTACGAGCAGACCAGGGCTTGGCTTCAGACCGTGCTGCCCACGGCGGATGTCCGCCACATCGGCGCGACAGCTATTCCTGGCTGCCTCACAAAAGGCGACCTAGACATTGTCATACGTGTCTCGCCCGAAAGCTTCGCACAGGCCGAAACCGTTCTGTCGTCTCGATTTGCGCGCAACCAAGGTTCAGTGCGCACTGCGGATTTCGCTGCGTTCGTGGATACCGCCACTGATCCACCCCTCGGCATCCAGCTCACGGCCATCAATGGTCCGTTCGATTTCTTTCATGCATTCGTCGACGCACTTTGCGCGTCCCCGCATTTGGTTCGTGAATACAATGCTCTCAAGAGTGCGTATGAAGGACACGCGATGGCCGTATACAGGGCTGCCAAAGATGCATTTATCGACCGCGTTCTCGCGGACCGGCGGTTACCCAGATGA
- a CDS encoding DUF2177 family protein, with amino-acid sequence MTYAMAYVLALVGFVILDILWLKTMGSYLYRQVLGDILVEDIRKIPAIAFYLMYPAGLVLFAVAPAIKNGSIGSALIYGALFGLFTYGTYELTNYATLRNWTLQITLVDIGYGMIVSGLVALLVALILPSVLQLVGARRLAAASQQSLPV; translated from the coding sequence ATGACCTACGCAATGGCTTACGTGCTCGCCCTCGTCGGCTTTGTCATCCTCGACATCTTATGGCTGAAGACCATGGGCTCTTACCTCTACCGCCAGGTGCTTGGCGACATCCTCGTCGAGGACATTCGAAAAATCCCGGCCATCGCATTTTATTTGATGTATCCGGCCGGGCTCGTGCTGTTCGCGGTGGCCCCGGCGATCAAGAATGGCTCCATCGGGTCGGCTTTGATCTACGGTGCACTGTTCGGCTTGTTCACCTATGGAACATATGAACTCACCAACTACGCCACACTGCGCAACTGGACCCTGCAGATCACGCTCGTCGACATCGGCTACGGGATGATCGTCTCAGGCCTTGTGGCGCTGCTTGTCGCGCTCATTCTTCCGTCAGTCTTGCAGCTGGTCGGAGCACGTCGGCTTGCGGCAGCTTCGCAACAATCTCTTCCGGTCTGA
- a CDS encoding CBS domain-containing protein gives MLMSIGDVLALKGSNVRMIEPDETIGQLSRELMQQRIGAMVVSRDGKTIDGIISERDIAYSLADRRGELHLLKVSALMTRKVVTCTPAHSLSSVAALMSKYRIRHLPVVQEGVLVGLISIRDVLEYRIVEVERKTSLIGRLFSSNSER, from the coding sequence ATGTTGATGAGCATTGGAGATGTGCTGGCGTTAAAGGGCTCGAATGTCCGAATGATCGAGCCCGACGAGACCATCGGGCAACTCTCCCGCGAATTAATGCAGCAACGTATTGGGGCCATGGTCGTAAGCCGTGACGGCAAGACAATCGACGGAATTATCTCAGAGCGCGATATCGCGTACAGCCTCGCTGATCGTAGAGGGGAACTTCACCTTTTGAAGGTTTCGGCGCTGATGACCCGCAAGGTGGTCACATGTACGCCGGCACACAGCCTTTCGAGTGTGGCGGCACTCATGAGCAAGTATCGGATTCGCCATCTTCCCGTAGTGCAGGAAGGCGTACTCGTCGGACTTATCAGTATTCGTGACGTGCTTGAATATCGCATTGTCGAAGTCGAACGTAAAACGAGCCTTATCGGTAGACTTTTTTCCTCAAATTCCGAACGGTAG
- a CDS encoding LysR family transcriptional regulator, producing the protein MIDDLRALLAVVETKSVTMAADRLHLTQSAVSRRLSHLEEVLGLRLFDRTTRSPAPTAMGRRIVEQAIPILRAVEDLVATTQEKSDPFGVMKLGVAQAVGELALLRTVQRLQTAFPKLDLRLRTDWSGGLIRQVEQGTLDAALVLLPASLRPPTTLSGRYLASVKTAIVRAKGAKRRKGRLRLAQLSNEAWVLNPLGCGYRAALEAAMGQHEDALRVAIDTFGVEAQLRLVAAGIGLGLVPLVALETSAVRREVVVVDVSDFSLSLDVWLVHQRDQGNMRKAFDLVAEVVSDRFAVSK; encoded by the coding sequence GTGATCGACGATCTTCGAGCTCTCTTAGCGGTCGTAGAGACAAAGTCTGTCACGATGGCAGCAGATCGCCTGCACCTTACGCAATCCGCAGTGTCGCGCCGGCTTAGTCATCTGGAAGAGGTGCTAGGCTTGAGATTGTTCGATCGCACGACACGGTCTCCGGCGCCAACCGCCATGGGACGCCGGATAGTCGAGCAGGCAATTCCAATTCTCCGGGCTGTCGAGGATTTGGTCGCGACGACCCAAGAAAAAAGCGATCCTTTCGGGGTCATGAAGCTTGGAGTTGCCCAAGCAGTTGGCGAATTGGCGCTATTGCGAACCGTGCAGCGGCTCCAGACGGCTTTCCCAAAGCTCGACCTGCGCCTGCGTACAGATTGGAGCGGTGGACTTATTCGACAGGTAGAACAAGGTACATTGGACGCGGCACTGGTCCTCCTGCCCGCCTCCTTGCGCCCTCCGACCACACTCAGCGGTCGATACCTCGCTTCAGTCAAAACAGCGATTGTTCGGGCAAAAGGCGCCAAGAGACGCAAAGGACGGTTGCGTCTTGCTCAATTGTCGAACGAGGCATGGGTACTCAATCCTCTGGGCTGCGGTTACAGAGCAGCACTTGAAGCTGCGATGGGTCAGCACGAAGATGCTCTGCGTGTGGCCATTGATACGTTTGGTGTGGAAGCGCAACTGCGCTTGGTGGCGGCCGGTATAGGATTGGGTTTGGTGCCTCTTGTTGCTCTCGAAACGAGCGCGGTTCGACGCGAGGTTGTCGTCGTGGATGTCTCCGACTTTAGCTTGTCCTTGGATGTATGGTTGGTGCACCAGCGAGACCAGGGCAACATGCGCAAGGCATTCGATCTCGTGGCCGAAGTCGTTTCCGATCGGTTCGCCGTGAGTAAATAG
- a CDS encoding tautomerase family protein, whose product MPLVRIDLSKDAPDSRVRAISEAVYGAMTDIAKVPLNDKFQIVSRHSLDELIYPNDGYLGVSYSSDIVFIQVTWVGGRSTEVKKQFYHRIADEIHEKSGVRKEDVWISLVDSGREDWSFGNGEMQYAPK is encoded by the coding sequence ATGCCGCTGGTCAGAATCGACCTGAGCAAAGATGCACCCGATAGTCGCGTGCGCGCGATTAGCGAAGCTGTCTACGGCGCGATGACAGATATCGCCAAGGTTCCGCTCAATGACAAATTCCAGATCGTGTCGCGACACAGCCTGGACGAGTTGATCTATCCGAATGATGGATATCTTGGCGTTTCGTACTCGTCGGATATTGTTTTTATCCAGGTCACTTGGGTGGGTGGGCGTTCAACCGAAGTCAAGAAGCAGTTCTATCATCGCATCGCCGATGAGATTCACGAGAAGTCAGGCGTTCGCAAGGAGGACGTCTGGATCAGCCTAGTTGACTCTGGCCGCGAGGACTGGTCGTTCGGCAACGGTGAAATGCAATATGCCCCCAAATAG
- a CDS encoding alpha-hydroxy acid oxidase, with the protein MPLCTSIEDLRALAERRVPKAFFEYMDHGSYSQSTLRANCRDFEALELRQRVGIDVSNRILSTELIGESAELPLAIAPVGLLGMMRGDGEIHVCRAAQKAGIPFCLSTMSICSIEDVAQAVEQPFWFQLYVMRDRGFVRELIERAIAAKCNALVTTLDLQVQGERYCDSKNGLTVPLKVTLSNVLDVLTKPAWAVGIQNGRRKTFGNLASRIKGADSIVSLAEWVANQFDPTLNWKDVEWIRSIWPGKLVLKGILDVEDAKIAAELGVSAIIVSNHGGRQLDGAPSSISSLPRVVEAVGDKVEVLFDGGIRSGQDILRALALGARGCLIGRAAAYGLGAAGEAGVAKAIAILRKQLDVSMALTGTRSVSEIGPQILEGATKLTHNGSAC; encoded by the coding sequence TTGCCTCTATGCACAAGCATCGAAGACCTGCGCGCGCTCGCGGAGCGCCGCGTTCCGAAAGCCTTTTTTGAATACATGGATCATGGGTCTTATTCCCAATCCACCCTGCGGGCCAACTGCCGAGACTTCGAAGCGCTCGAATTGAGGCAGCGCGTAGGTATCGATGTTAGCAACAGGATCCTGAGCACCGAACTGATTGGCGAGAGCGCCGAGTTGCCACTTGCTATAGCTCCGGTTGGCCTGCTCGGGATGATGCGCGGGGATGGCGAGATCCACGTCTGCCGTGCGGCTCAAAAGGCGGGCATTCCGTTCTGCCTCAGTACCATGTCCATCTGCTCGATCGAGGATGTAGCTCAAGCTGTCGAGCAGCCTTTCTGGTTCCAACTCTACGTTATGCGCGATCGAGGGTTCGTGCGCGAATTAATCGAGCGTGCGATCGCAGCCAAATGCAATGCCCTTGTCACAACATTGGACCTGCAGGTGCAGGGTGAGCGCTATTGCGATTCAAAGAATGGCCTGACGGTGCCGCTCAAAGTAACTCTATCAAACGTTCTGGACGTCCTAACGAAACCCGCCTGGGCCGTCGGTATCCAAAACGGAAGACGCAAAACGTTCGGCAACTTGGCTTCGCGCATAAAGGGGGCGGATAGCATCGTGTCTTTGGCGGAATGGGTTGCCAATCAGTTCGACCCAACGCTGAACTGGAAGGACGTCGAGTGGATCAGGAGCATATGGCCAGGAAAGCTTGTTCTTAAAGGTATACTTGATGTCGAAGATGCGAAAATAGCAGCAGAGTTGGGTGTCTCGGCGATTATCGTATCGAACCATGGAGGACGGCAACTCGATGGCGCGCCATCCTCGATCTCATCCCTTCCTAGAGTGGTCGAGGCTGTCGGCGATAAAGTTGAGGTCTTGTTTGATGGTGGCATTCGATCGGGACAGGACATACTGCGGGCGCTAGCTCTGGGCGCACGCGGCTGTTTAATAGGCCGGGCTGCTGCGTACGGCTTAGGAGCCGCTGGCGAGGCAGGCGTGGCAAAGGCGATCGCCATACTCCGCAAGCAACTCGACGTATCAATGGCGTTGACTGGCACGAGGTCCGTCTCCGAAATTGGACCGCAAATCCTGGAGGGGGCCACCAAACTTACTCACAACGGCAGCGCTTGCTAA
- a CDS encoding response regulator transcription factor → MAKVFPAIRRVHVRTIHHALGLIAAEGTIDLVLLDYWLPHVYCPRDVNELYRQWPRMPVVVVSAFRRPDDGFRRSVLYACKSLSSESLRRAVHAALEGGVLHCNAPAPDISDSEEIARLKRRLCTLTDQQFRVLGMLCRGLLNKQIAHALSIEETTVKAHNRDIFRKLKVVSRVEAALLVAELNLGSVLSMVDTSKEFAR, encoded by the coding sequence ATGGCGAAAGTGTTCCCCGCCATTCGGCGTGTTCACGTCCGAACCATCCACCACGCATTGGGTCTGATTGCGGCCGAGGGAACCATTGACTTGGTGCTGCTCGATTACTGGCTTCCCCATGTCTACTGCCCTCGCGACGTGAATGAATTGTACCGCCAGTGGCCGCGCATGCCCGTCGTCGTCGTTTCTGCGTTCCGTCGGCCCGATGATGGATTCAGGAGGTCGGTCCTCTACGCCTGCAAGTCCCTAAGCAGCGAGAGCCTTAGAAGGGCGGTTCATGCGGCACTTGAAGGTGGAGTTCTTCACTGTAATGCCCCGGCGCCCGATATTTCAGACTCAGAAGAGATAGCAAGGCTTAAGCGCAGGCTCTGCACCCTCACTGACCAACAGTTCCGCGTGCTTGGCATGCTTTGCCGTGGGCTGCTTAACAAGCAAATCGCCCATGCTCTCTCAATCGAAGAGACCACGGTGAAGGCCCACAACAGGGACATTTTTCGTAAGCTCAAGGTCGTCTCACGCGTGGAGGCGGCACTTCTGGTTGCCGAGTTGAACTTGGGCTCCGTTCTAAGCATGGTCGATACGAGCAAAGAATTTGCTCGCTAG
- a CDS encoding DUF2239 family protein has product MDRLPAFVAFVGPRCVASGPLSDILPNLKERFEREPSEQILVFDGNTGKRVELDLRGCLDDVLKRYSTETSRGPGRPKLGVVGREISLLPRHWDWLEEQPIGASAALRRLVEAAIRHEPGRERARRIRAALSQFLSALAGDRSHYEDVCRALFAGETAQLPGLMARWPKDIREYVLERAQAAAEAEAAK; this is encoded by the coding sequence ATGGATCGATTGCCAGCCTTCGTTGCTTTTGTCGGGCCCCGCTGCGTTGCCAGCGGCCCGTTGTCAGACATCTTGCCGAACCTCAAAGAGAGGTTTGAACGCGAGCCGTCTGAGCAAATTCTTGTGTTCGACGGTAATACCGGCAAGCGTGTCGAGCTGGACCTCCGGGGTTGTCTTGATGATGTGCTTAAGCGCTATTCGACAGAGACGTCACGCGGTCCGGGAAGACCGAAGCTTGGTGTTGTAGGCCGCGAAATTTCGCTTCTACCGAGACATTGGGATTGGCTGGAGGAGCAACCGATTGGGGCGTCTGCTGCTCTACGCCGGTTGGTCGAGGCGGCCATTCGACACGAACCCGGAAGAGAACGTGCGCGCCGAATTCGTGCAGCACTCAGCCAATTTCTGTCTGCGTTGGCAGGAGACCGTTCCCACTACGAGGATGTGTGTAGGGCTCTGTTTGCTGGCGAAACAGCCCAGTTGCCAGGGCTGATGGCTCGTTGGCCGAAGGATATTCGGGAATACGTCCTGGAACGAGCTCAGGCAGCCGCCGAGGCGGAAGCTGCGAAATAG
- a CDS encoding tetratricopeptide repeat protein — MKPSRSLALALLLCLLCLKAFAGVAHAQADDNANFQAGVSALQANDMPRAYQAFLKAAEEGHASSQFNVAVMYERGIGVGKDESKALAWYEKAASQGNADAQFNLGVLYENGRGTKVDFEKANEWYRKASAQGDALAIGNLGMLYLRGQGVKENKVAGVALLLVSATKDPSPENHAKKNIASTRGLTSAMVVAAQTLSQKLSSANNLLVPLDEYLKEAESGAAK, encoded by the coding sequence ATGAAACCCTCCAGATCCCTAGCTCTCGCGCTCCTCCTTTGCCTCCTCTGCCTCAAGGCATTTGCCGGCGTGGCTCATGCCCAGGCTGACGACAACGCCAATTTCCAGGCCGGGGTCTCTGCGCTTCAAGCCAACGATATGCCGCGCGCTTACCAAGCCTTTCTCAAGGCTGCGGAGGAGGGCCACGCCTCTTCCCAATTCAACGTCGCCGTCATGTATGAGCGGGGGATCGGCGTCGGCAAAGACGAAAGCAAAGCGCTTGCTTGGTACGAGAAGGCCGCATCACAGGGAAATGCCGACGCGCAATTCAATCTGGGAGTGCTCTACGAAAATGGTCGTGGCACCAAGGTTGACTTTGAAAAGGCAAATGAGTGGTATCGCAAGGCCTCGGCACAAGGCGATGCGCTAGCCATAGGCAACCTCGGCATGCTGTATTTGCGCGGCCAGGGCGTGAAGGAAAACAAGGTCGCGGGCGTGGCGCTGCTCTTGGTCTCAGCCACCAAGGACCCTTCGCCCGAGAACCATGCCAAAAAAAATATTGCGAGTACGCGCGGGCTAACGAGTGCGATGGTCGTTGCTGCCCAAACGCTCTCGCAGAAACTTAGTAGTGCCAATAATTTGCTGGTGCCTCTCGATGAATATTTGAAAGAGGCGGAGAGTGGCGCCGCGAAATAG
- a CDS encoding EF-hand domain-containing protein: MRFKAFSLAAIAMAIALPAHAENMGSKEAAALGGNVFKKLDKNHDGKLDANEFQALVKHHFNKADKNHDGVVDQDEMGGAEANALIQMKEF; the protein is encoded by the coding sequence ATGCGTTTTAAAGCCTTTTCCTTGGCCGCAATTGCAATGGCCATAGCCCTTCCCGCACACGCCGAAAACATGGGCAGTAAAGAGGCCGCTGCACTCGGCGGCAATGTCTTCAAAAAGCTAGATAAGAACCATGACGGCAAGCTGGACGCCAACGAGTTTCAGGCGCTCGTCAAGCATCACTTCAACAAGGCCGATAAGAACCACGATGGCGTCGTGGATCAGGACGAAATGGGCGGCGCCGAGGCAAACGCACTCATTCAAATGAAGGAATTCTAA
- a CDS encoding carboxymuconolactone decarboxylase family protein, translated as MMIDALIARLPDYAKDVRLNLSSLVSDDTLAPQTKFGLLLACAITTRCPDLIAAFEQEAALKTSPQTVSAAKAAAAIMAMNNVYYRFLHLVPEKEYASMPARLRMNVIANPGVEKADFELWSLAVSTINGCGACMEAHEKELRKHNVPSSTIQTAVRYAAILQSVAVVLQTAEPAQASSVAAE; from the coding sequence ATGATGATCGATGCGCTGATTGCGCGCTTGCCGGACTACGCAAAAGATGTCCGGCTCAATCTGTCCTCCCTTGTCAGCGATGATACGCTTGCCCCCCAGACGAAATTTGGGCTGCTGCTCGCATGCGCTATCACGACGCGATGCCCTGACCTGATTGCTGCGTTCGAACAGGAAGCAGCTCTAAAAACCTCGCCGCAAACCGTCTCTGCTGCCAAAGCGGCGGCCGCTATCATGGCTATGAATAATGTCTACTACCGCTTTCTGCATCTCGTGCCGGAAAAAGAATATGCGTCGATGCCAGCGCGCTTGCGCATGAACGTGATTGCAAACCCTGGGGTTGAAAAGGCGGATTTCGAGCTTTGGTCGCTGGCGGTCTCGACAATCAACGGATGCGGCGCCTGCATGGAAGCGCACGAGAAAGAACTGCGCAAACACAACGTGCCGTCGTCTACGATCCAAACCGCCGTGCGGTATGCCGCCATTCTTCAATCCGTCGCCGTCGTCCTGCAGACGGCTGAGCCTGCACAGGCCTCGTCCGTCGCCGCCGAATAG
- a CDS encoding peroxiredoxin, which produces MLGIGDKLPPFEITGVKPGFNAHEEKGQSAFETLTQDSFPGKWKVIFFYPKDFTFVCPTEIAEFASLTRDFADRDAVVLGGSSDNEFCKLAWRRDHKSLDKLPIWSFADTTGSLIDGLGVRSSAGVAYRYTYIVDPDNVIQHVYATNLNVGRNPKDTLRVLDALQTDELCPCNRQVGGETLKAA; this is translated from the coding sequence ATGCTCGGAATTGGCGACAAGCTTCCTCCATTCGAGATCACAGGTGTGAAGCCAGGCTTCAACGCCCATGAAGAAAAGGGACAGAGCGCGTTCGAGACGCTCACCCAGGATAGCTTTCCGGGAAAATGGAAGGTGATCTTTTTCTATCCGAAGGACTTCACTTTCGTCTGCCCAACGGAGATCGCAGAGTTCGCCAGCCTCACGCGCGATTTTGCCGATCGCGATGCCGTAGTCCTGGGCGGCTCTTCGGACAACGAGTTCTGCAAACTTGCCTGGCGTCGCGATCACAAGTCGCTCGACAAGCTGCCGATCTGGTCCTTCGCGGACACCACAGGTTCGCTGATCGACGGCTTGGGCGTGCGCTCTTCAGCTGGCGTCGCCTATCGCTACACATACATTGTCGATCCCGACAACGTCATCCAGCACGTTTACGCGACGAACTTGAATGTGGGTCGCAATCCTAAGGATACCTTGCGCGTGCTTGATGCACTTCAAACGGATGAGCTGTGCCCGTGCAATCGCCAGGTCGGCGGCGAAACTCTGAAAGCAGCCTAG
- a CDS encoding ferritin family protein, with product MLLEDVTTSVEVFLCYAVKLEEEATLRFGHLADSMEAAGNKPVGALFRKLSDYSRMHLQDAKARSGFREIPVILPDDYQWPDFESPETAAIWASDPLIAYDEAIEIALESEKRGHAFYKLVHDTTTNPEIKVLAKEFVEEEAEHVQWLEKWIADHGKKKSKLAVPG from the coding sequence ATGCTCCTAGAGGATGTGACCACGTCCGTTGAAGTCTTCCTTTGCTACGCCGTCAAACTGGAAGAAGAGGCAACCTTGCGCTTCGGCCACCTTGCCGATTCCATGGAAGCGGCGGGCAACAAACCCGTCGGTGCGCTGTTTCGCAAGCTCTCCGACTACTCGCGCATGCATTTGCAGGATGCGAAAGCCAGATCCGGCTTCCGCGAGATCCCCGTGATCCTGCCTGACGACTACCAGTGGCCGGATTTTGAAAGTCCTGAAACAGCCGCGATATGGGCGTCCGACCCGCTGATTGCCTACGACGAGGCGATTGAAATCGCCCTCGAAAGCGAGAAGCGCGGACATGCGTTCTACAAGCTCGTACACGACACCACGACCAATCCCGAGATCAAAGTCCTTGCCAAGGAATTCGTCGAGGAAGAAGCCGAGCACGTCCAGTGGCTGGAGAAGTGGATCGCCGACCACGGCAAAAAAAAATCGAAACTCGCAGTGCCTGGCTGA
- a CDS encoding 2Fe-2S iron-sulfur cluster-binding protein produces the protein MAQITFASPLLHKDVTVYAIAGDRGTILAIAEKNKIPLPFECRDGNCGSCLIEVEHLSGKNMGEMLTDKEKSLLKSLGKITKEEIERAAVNDINPRFRLACQYIVRDEDIRVKFTGVPGGA, from the coding sequence ATGGCCCAAATTACCTTTGCTTCACCACTGCTGCATAAAGACGTTACCGTCTACGCCATCGCAGGCGACCGAGGCACGATTCTCGCCATTGCCGAGAAGAACAAGATCCCTCTGCCTTTCGAGTGCCGCGACGGCAATTGCGGATCCTGCCTCATCGAAGTTGAGCATTTGTCCGGCAAGAACATGGGCGAGATGCTCACCGACAAGGAAAAAAGCCTGCTCAAATCCCTTGGTAAGATCACCAAGGAAGAAATTGAGCGGGCCGCGGTGAACGACATCAACCCACGCTTCCGACTCGCCTGTCAGTACATCGTGCGCGACGAGGACATTCGGGTGAAATTCACCGGCGTGCCGGGCGGCGCCTGA
- the nifA gene encoding nif-specific transcriptional activator NifA has protein sequence MPLATERGASQAISRLQGEVALSGIYEVSKILAKPARLETTLSNVLNLLSSYLDMRQGTIMLLDDDDVPEIVVGNCWSEDLSHADAASIPRQALDQIIATAMPLIVENAESHPLFATQLADGSLKHQSFIGVPIKIEDRVVGTISIDRPSGGASSLGFDPDVRFLSMIANLIGQTIHLHRVIARDRQRLLDESRRLEKQLATSAPAKIGKSKADAHGIVGESPQIRAVLDKIAIVAKSNATVLLRGESGTGKELFARAIHELSPRAKGPFVKVNCAALPESVLESELFGHEKGAFTGAVSARQGRFELADGGTIFLDEIGEISPSFQAKLLRVLQEGEFDRVGSTKTQKVKVRVVAATNKDLEQAVTAGTFRADLYYRISVVPLMLPALRERKSDIPALAQSFLTRFNKENGRDLQLTKGALDVLKACYFPGNVRELENCIFRTATLARGPAIEGIDFACGHGECLSSVLWRSKPHAPANRAPATMIPLPVTPSQAAEPDEDHSCACGSPVPGEGDCTTPDVCGTQGTRVSRAQLIDAMERCGWVQAKAARILRLTPRQIGYALKKHNVDVKKF, from the coding sequence ATGCCGCTCGCTACAGAGCGTGGAGCGAGCCAGGCCATAAGCAGATTGCAAGGTGAAGTAGCGCTAAGCGGGATTTATGAGGTCTCAAAGATTCTCGCGAAGCCTGCGCGCCTGGAAACCACGCTCTCCAACGTGCTCAACCTGCTGTCTTCCTATCTCGACATGAGGCAGGGCACGATCATGCTGCTTGACGATGACGATGTCCCCGAGATCGTCGTCGGAAACTGCTGGAGCGAAGATCTTTCACACGCCGACGCGGCCAGCATTCCGCGCCAAGCGCTAGATCAGATCATCGCTACGGCAATGCCGCTGATTGTGGAAAATGCGGAATCCCACCCGCTGTTTGCAACCCAGCTTGCAGACGGCAGCCTCAAGCATCAGTCGTTCATTGGCGTCCCGATCAAGATCGAGGACCGCGTGGTCGGTACGATCTCGATCGACCGGCCGAGCGGGGGCGCGTCGTCGTTAGGCTTTGATCCCGATGTGCGCTTTCTTTCGATGATCGCCAATCTAATTGGGCAGACCATCCATCTGCACCGCGTGATCGCCCGGGATCGGCAGCGTTTGCTCGATGAGAGTAGGCGGCTTGAAAAGCAGTTGGCGACGAGCGCGCCTGCCAAGATCGGCAAGAGCAAGGCGGATGCGCACGGCATTGTGGGCGAGAGTCCGCAGATCCGCGCGGTTCTCGACAAGATCGCCATCGTCGCCAAATCGAACGCGACCGTGCTGCTGCGCGGCGAGTCCGGCACGGGCAAGGAGCTTTTTGCACGCGCCATTCATGAACTTTCGCCCCGAGCGAAAGGGCCCTTCGTCAAGGTGAACTGCGCCGCGCTGCCTGAGAGCGTTCTGGAATCAGAGCTTTTTGGGCATGAGAAAGGTGCATTTACCGGAGCGGTGAGCGCGCGTCAGGGCCGCTTCGAGTTGGCGGACGGGGGCACGATCTTCCTCGACGAGATCGGGGAAATTTCTCCCTCTTTCCAGGCCAAACTGCTGCGTGTTCTGCAGGAGGGCGAATTCGATCGGGTTGGCAGCACGAAAACGCAGAAAGTCAAAGTGCGCGTCGTTGCCGCCACGAATAAGGATCTGGAACAGGCGGTCACCGCAGGCACGTTCAGGGCCGACCTGTACTATCGCATCTCGGTGGTGCCGCTGATGCTGCCGGCCTTGCGCGAGCGCAAAAGCGACATCCCCGCGCTTGCCCAGTCGTTCCTGACGCGTTTCAACAAGGAAAACGGACGCGATCTGCAACTGACCAAGGGTGCGCTCGACGTTCTGAAAGCCTGCTATTTCCCGGGCAATGTGCGCGAGCTGGAAAACTGCATCTTCCGGACGGCCACTCTAGCGCGCGGGCCTGCCATTGAAGGTATCGATTTCGCCTGCGGTCATGGAGAGTGTTTGTCTTCAGTGCTTTGGCGCTCCAAGCCGCACGCCCCCGCAAACCGGGCGCCAGCCACGATGATTCCGCTGCCTGTGACGCCGTCTCAAGCGGCCGAGCCGGACGAAGATCATTCCTGCGCGTGTGGCTCTCCGGTTCCGGGCGAAGGCGATTGCACGACGCCAGATGTGTGCGGGACCCAAGGAACCCGGGTTTCGCGCGCTCAGCTCATCGACGCGATGGAGCGATGTGGATGGGTTCAGGCCAAGGCCGCGCGGATTCTAAGACTGACGCCGCGTCAGATCGGCTATGCGCTCAAGAAACACAATGTTGATGTGAAGAAGTTCTGA